Part of the Zingiber officinale cultivar Zhangliang chromosome 8A, Zo_v1.1, whole genome shotgun sequence genome, TTTGATGCAGATTGAATTACTTTATCAGACTGTTTGTTCTTCTCATTTAAAGATGATGCTGAAGTACATGTTGGCTCCTTCACGGTATTATTTTTCACACAACGATCACTAAGAATGGGAAAATATTGACATTTAATGGAAACAGAGCCTTTTACCTCTTGTAATGCCTCTTTAGTTTGCAGAAGGCTTTCCTCACTGCCTGCAAATGAGGCATACATATTACCAGAAGTAATATCACCTTGTCTTATCTTTCTTGATTTATCCACCGGTTCAAATGCGTAATGTTTATTGTACTCCTGCACATCTTGTCTTTGAGAACTGTTAGCGGCAAGCCTCCTTTTATGACCTTTATCAAACACAGCACTATTTTCAGTCTTATTGCCACTATAAGTTGCATATGGCTCGACTACAACTAGCTTTGAGTCTTGACTTTCCTCAGTATGAAGGTTTAGTTTTTCTGTTGTAGTGATATAGTGTCTTTCACCTCTTAATAAGGACTCATTTTCTTTGCATTGCTTGCCTAGCCTATCCCAAACATTACCACGAGGCCTTGTGATCTGTGCCTCTATGGCAGCCACATCATTTGCAGAAGGCTCACTTGGAACAGTATTTCTATAGGAAAGAAACTCATGTTTAATATCTTCTGCATGAACAAAAGATAGAAGAACATTGTATAAGATACATATACATGGACAAATAGTTTGCACAcacattttttttactaaaaattgTTTATCAAAGcagagaagtgagagttgtcttagcttcttcaagaaaaaaaatgaaggaaaaagtattttaaaaggaaaaaaggaaaaggaaaaggaaaaaagactTGTCTCTACCAATTGGTTGTGAATTCCTCATGACTGTTTCTGTCTTTGGCATATGCAAAGGTTGAGAAGGCGATGCACTTGAGCTATTTTTGGTTATCTGCTCCACCATACGAATGATGAAGTTAGATAGGGGAGGCCCTTTTAGAAAGTAATGTGAGAACTAAGGAGGCATAGCCAATCAACCTTCCAGTGCTGATTCTGTCTTTCTAGGCAATGCTCACCCCCAGAAAAAAATTTAGTAGAGGATATCAGGCTAGCATCCACAAACATTGTGAATCcattttgagtttgattaatatcgtCCAGACAGCTGAAGTTATTAATTGCATGTGTTTGTTCTTGTGGCCTATCAGCATGCACTTTGATAGAAGCAATTTCACTAGGACGCCAACCTTTAGGTCTCTCTACATCATCAATGTTGTTTGCATGGCTCAAGCTTTCTTTATCATTTGATGGATCAGAAAAACCACCCTTAGACTGAAATAAAGAATACCAACAATacctaattaattattgtcaagttGTATGATGAattaaagttgaaaaaaaaaagagaaagggaaagagTAGCCTAACACTCCAGACAGTGCCATTATGGACCTATCACCTAACTAGCACCTCTGGGTGGACTGGGCACCTAGACAAAACAGCCCATGGAAAAAGCCTTATGCCAAGTTGTTTCATTGCTTTAAGCTTTATGCAAACTAAAAAATCAGCACTAATAAATGTTGCCATCACCAAACTCTTCCAACTTCTAGCTTTCTATAAGTCTTCATCTTAGGACTCAAATGCTTCTAGAATTTTCTGTAAATATGCAACAAAAGTTTCTTCACTAAACCTTCCTCCCCTGCTTATGTAAAGGCCCATCAGACCCCTTGGGCACAAGCAAGCAAAGGAAGTAAGCAAGAGCTAGAGTGGGTCGTCTTCCACCCATAGTAatctacagaatttataatacaTTTGCTGCTAGAAATCAGTTTTTCCATTTTAATCAATTAGTAATTCATCTACTTGACCATCAAATGCTAACAAGCTTAAGTCTCTAATAGATGGAATATAGAGAAGAGAGATTCCACATTTCAAACAATAAAACTTGTTTGTCCAGCATGACATTTTGATGTTACATGTGAGATTTAGATTTTCCTAAAACAAGTTTAATTTACATGGTACACTGAACCATTATTGCTATGTGGCATTGCCTATCCACATATAATATACCCCAGTTAAGCATAGCTCGCCCCATGTGTTTACCACCGAAACAAGTAGCTCGAATGTCCATGTTTCTTCACCAATAGCTATAACCCAAATTGCAATAGTTATTCCATGACAAGTTATGGAGATTACCTTTGCTGTTTCATCTAAACAGTGAACAGGTGTATTTGAAACATTAGTTTGAAGTGATAGATAATTCCAAAGCCTGCACAAAATCATAGATGAATAAGCAATACCTGCATAAAACATCGATAGATttgtttatcaaaaaaataaaataccatGTTACAAAGTTTTCACTTTCATTGCCAAGAAATGCCTCCAGTTCATCTCGGGCTTGATTTTGATGTTTCCCAttgcaaacaagaacaataatgTATTCCTGGATAGGCAAATAAAACCTTATTCCAACCCACCACACTACAACACTTAGGAAATCAATTACAACAATTACAATAAACAATATGGATGGTTATTAAATGTGATCTAAGAGATCTAATCATCTggatattattaataaaagagcCTTGCAGAGTGAAGCAATCCATGTAGCGAAACCTAAATACTCAGGACAAACATGGCTTGATAATGATGAATCAAATAATCATTATAGTTTCACCAAATTGACAAATAAATGTTACAACTTTAAATCCATGTAGCCAAACCTAAATACTACTGGCAAACATGGCTTGATAATGATGAATCAAATAATCATTATAGTTTCACTTTCACATACTTGACAAAATAAAAGTtacaattttaaatttagattgcgATTGAAATTACAGCTGTGAGTGACATTCAATTAGTTCCCACAATCCAGCATACTGATATACTAACGACTACCCTAGAGAAGAGCAACTACAATTCGAATGAGActgagggggcgtttggtttagaagtttgggaatgagggaatggattcatttccaaaccttatgtttggttgataggaatggaatcaagattttggaatgaaatccaaaaatttgaatatggatgaaacccaccccctcccttgggttttgatggaatgggaataagaattaattttggacgaaaatacccttagtatatttgttcaatttttctttcatttcactctctctccttgttctctctcatcatactttctttttcctcattctatcatcacattttctctttcaacatactttctctctcctcattctctctcatcacacattctcacCATTTGCTttctatattctctctcatcacacactctctcattattttctctcctcgttctctcctcattttttcatcatactttctctctcatcatattttatctctcctcaatctctattaccatactctctctccatatttcctctcatcacactttctctctcttcattctctctcatcatagattctctaccattttctttctgtattctctctcatcatacactctttaattattttctctctcatcattctctccttattttttcatcatactttctctctcttcaatctctcttaccatactctctctccatattttctctcaccaCACttcctctctcttcattctcttccatcacattctctctcctcattttctctcatcacactttctctcttcattttcccatcacactttctctctcatcatattttctcatcatactttctctcctcaatctctcattttctctcatctcactctctctcttcattttttcctatcactctttctctctcaacatacttccTCTCTcttcatactttttctcttctcaatctctcctctcatgctctctctcctcattttctctcatcacactttccctcttttcatttttttcctatcacactttctctctcatcatactttctctctcatcacactttctctctcatcatatgtttctctcacattcaactttctcttccatctaattttttctcttattttcctctaagggtaaaaaaggaaatataggttcattctgattgaaaatattcaactaaccaaacattatttttaagaatgatacccaagctcatacccattcccccATTTCATAatattatgatactcattctcattccgattcctaggagaaaACCAAACGCCACCTGAATGACCAATCATATTAAGAGTTATAAGCATCGGAATTGCATTTCTGAACATCTAGATTCATTGTTTGGCCAGAGTAGGAGATGAATCTTAACATGATTGCCAAATTCAGTATGAGTAGCAGAatcggacaatcaaaaatttaggTACTGATCAAATCAGATCAGTAGGATTGGTGA contains:
- the LOC122008869 gene encoding uncharacterized protein LOC122008869 isoform X1, which encodes MAERGQIDQASPAGKVEADVLLNEPRSFRMDRRSPEAAALRDVVSRKLLDFLGAYSDDVLTEYIIVLVCNGKHQNQARDELEAFLGNESENFVTWLWNYLSLQTNVSNTPVHCLDETAKSKGGFSDPSNDKESLSHANNIDDVERPKGWRPSEIASIKVHADRPQEQTHAINNFSCLDDINQTQNGFTMFVDASLISSTKFFSGGEHCLERQNQHWKITKNSSSASPSQPLHMPKTETVMRNSQPIEDIKHEFLSYRNTVPSEPSANDVAAIEAQITRPRGNVWDRLGKQCKENESLLRGERHYITTTEKLNLHTEESQDSKLVVVEPYATYSGNKTENSAVFDKGHKRRLAANSSQRQDVQEYNKHYAFEPVDKSRKIRQGDITSGNMYASFAGSEESLLQTKEALQEVKGSVSIKCQYFPILSDRCVKNNTVKEPTCTSASSLNEKNKQSDKVIQSASKKNTSETTMAQNSVPYSLTSDKPEPLKFTNRNSESRPIHNEITDVKLKLQQVEKDMQKLRAKQADLNNSKSKLPAGQHHNTKEDFEPRTVVVSNVHFAASREALFSHFTKCGAIVKVTLLTDALTNHPKGEAHIVFANKESIDKAISLTGTSFFSRILTVSRKTEMASGSVPTQPAMKAPQSCYPLSQKGTFQRHNTHSHFQWKRE
- the LOC122008869 gene encoding uncharacterized protein LOC122008869 isoform X2 — protein: MAERGQIDQASPAGKVEADVLLNEPRSFRMDRRSPEAAALRDVVSRKLLDFLGAYSDDVLTEYIIVLVCNGKHQNQARDELEAFLGNESENFVTWLWNYLSLQTNVSNTPVHCLDETAKSKGGFSDPSNDKESLSHANNIDDVERPKGWRPSEIASIKVHADRPQEQTHAINNFSCLDDINQTQNGFTMFVDASLISSTKFFSGGEHCLERQNQHWKITKNSSSASPSQPLHMPKTETVMRNSQPIEDIKHEFLSYRNTVPSEPSANDVAAIEAQITRPRGNVWDRLGKQCKENESLLRGERHYITTTEKLNLHTEESQDSKLVVVEPYATYSGNKTENSAVFDKGHKRRLAANSSQRQDVQEYNKHYAFEPVDKSRKIRQGDITSGNMYASFAGSEESLLQTKEALQEEPTCTSASSLNEKNKQSDKVIQSASKKNTSETTMAQNSVPYSLTSDKPEPLKFTNRNSESRPIHNEITDVKLKLQQVEKDMQKLRAKQADLNNSKSKLPAGQHHNTKEDFEPRTVVVSNVHFAASREALFSHFTKCGAIVKVTLLTDALTNHPKGEAHIVFANKESIDKAISLTGTSFFSRILTVSRKTEMASGSVPTQPAMKAPQSCYPLSQKGTFQRHNTHSHFQWKRE